The Topomyia yanbarensis strain Yona2022 unplaced genomic scaffold, ASM3024719v1 HiC_scaffold_6, whole genome shotgun sequence genome contains a region encoding:
- the LOC131695841 gene encoding histone H4-like, with protein MTGRGKGGKGLGKGGAKRHRKVLRDNIQGITKPAIRRLARRGGVKRISGLIYEETRGVLKIFLENVIRDAVTYTEHAKRKTVTAMDVVYALKRQGRTLYGFGG; from the coding sequence ATGACTGGCCGTGGCAAAGGAGGCAAAGGGCTCGGCAAGGGAGGCGCTAAGCGGCACCGCAAGGTGCTTCGTGACAATATCCAGGGCATCACCAAACCCGCCATTCGTCGTCTGGCTCGACGTGGAGGAGTGAAGCGAATCTCCGGTTTGATATACGAGGAAACCCGTGGTGTGCTGAAGATTTTTCTGGAAAACGTTATCCGGGACGCTGTGACGTACACTGAACATGCCAAACGGAAGACCGTCACTGCGATGGATGTCGTCTATGCGCTTAAACGCCAGGGACGCACATTGTacggttttggtggttaa